Within the uncultured Draconibacterium sp. genome, the region AACATCGCTGATTGCATTGGTTGCCGCAATTCGGCCGAAAGTAAACGGATCGTCAACAATGGGCATAAAAAAATCGGTTGTGCTAATTATGGCAGTGCCATTTCCTAAATCAAGAACGGCAGCATCATCGCGACTGTCGTTACCAACCAAAAGGTTCGGCTGTAATCCCATGTCAAGTTTTGTTTCAAGAATAGTACTTAAAACTTTAGGCGAAATTTTGCAGCCGCAACCGGCTCCGTGGCTATACTGTGTGAGCTTTATATCTTTTATTTCTGATTGACTCATAACATTCTTTAATTTGTTGGGTAATTATTTTGGGTGAAATGGTTGCTGCTTCTATCGTATAAATATCCTGTTGTTCTCTGTTTTTCAAACCTCTCAGGTAATATTTATCGTAATAAATCAGGCATATCATCGCTACTTCAAATAACTCGTTTTTTTCGAGGTGTTCCAGTGCATACCTCGTATTTAATCCTCCCAACCGCTTTTGTATTCGCAGAATAGAATCTCTCAGCATTGCTTTGTCGGCCGCCGAATAATCTTTAACCAAAAACCGTGCTCTTTCTGCCCGCGAAATATCAAGGAAAATAACCGGGTGGCTTCTCATATTCTCAAAAAAGTTCATGGGGATGTTTACCTGGCCAATGCGATGACTTTCGTCCTCAATCCAAATGTTTTTGCTATAATCAAGGTCTTTCCATTCCCAAAACAGGTTATTTTCAAACTGCTCGATAGTGGGTTGGCTGCCGTCTCCCAATCGTCCGAAAGCCGATCCTTTGTGGTTGGCAAGTCCTTCCAAATCGATAATTTGTTCGCCCTGTTCTTTTAGTGCGTATAAAATATGTGTTTTCCCGCTGCCGGTATAACCTCCCAGAATGCAAATATTGGCTTCTGTTTTAAAAGATTCCAAAGCATGGTTTCTGAAAGCTTTGTAACCACCGGTTATTACATAAACTTTTGAAAATCCATTGTCAGAAAGATGTTGGGCAAACGACTTCGAGCGCATTCCGCCGCGCCAGCAATGTACTGCAATTATACCATTGGAAGCCAGCTCTTTTGAGGCCGAGATATACCAGTTGAGTTTTGGTGTTACATATTTATACCCAAGCTCAATTGCCTTCTCTTTTGATTGTTGCACATACACCGTGCCCACAGCTGCCCGCTCATCGTTCGAGAACAACGGAATGCTAAATGCACCCGGAATGTGCCCTTTTTCGTATTCGCCCGGCGAGCGAACATCAACAAGCGGAACCGATTCGGCCAGTTTTATATAATCTGCAATACTGATCTCCTGTAACATGGTGACAAAGTTATTTATTCGGGCAATATTTCGTGAATAGAACGTGCATAATGTTAAAAAGTAGTTAGTAAGTATTGATTTGTCGGGTATAACCCCAAAGTTAAATTAACGTAATGATGGTATAATTACAAAGCTAAGCCATTATGAAACGAGCATGTGAAATTTTACCTCAGAGAGGAATATTAAAAAACGTGCGAGTTGCATACTATACCGAAAAATATAATCAATTTTAATAGTATGAATGAAACGTTAAAGGAAAAGATCAAACTATTTGTTTTACAAGATGTAAATGAAACTAAAGTGAGTGCCGTTTCTGATTCTTTTTGGCAGGGATTAAAAAATACAGGCACCGAACTTTGGCTCGACACTGGCGATATGGAGGAAGCCGAAAAAAACTGGTCGGCCGAAATGACCGCTTTAAC harbors:
- the mnmH gene encoding tRNA 2-selenouridine(34) synthase MnmH — translated: MLQEISIADYIKLAESVPLVDVRSPGEYEKGHIPGAFSIPLFSNDERAAVGTVYVQQSKEKAIELGYKYVTPKLNWYISASKELASNGIIAVHCWRGGMRSKSFAQHLSDNGFSKVYVITGGYKAFRNHALESFKTEANICILGGYTGSGKTHILYALKEQGEQIIDLEGLANHKGSAFGRLGDGSQPTIEQFENNLFWEWKDLDYSKNIWIEDESHRIGQVNIPMNFFENMRSHPVIFLDISRAERARFLVKDYSAADKAMLRDSILRIQKRLGGLNTRYALEHLEKNELFEVAMICLIYYDKYYLRGLKNREQQDIYTIEAATISPKIITQQIKECYESIRNKRYKAHTV